A window of the Nibribacter ruber genome harbors these coding sequences:
- the rfaE2 gene encoding D-glycero-beta-D-manno-heptose 1-phosphate adenylyltransferase codes for MLPSQAKICTLPDLLDKVAEWRTQGQKLVFTNGCFDIVHVGHVDYLERARLLGDKLILGLNTDQSVSRLKGPSRPLQDEMSRQRVMASFWFVDAVVLFDEETPYELIKAVQPDVLVKGDDYSIDTIVGHDLVLERGGEVKTIPLVKGYSTSQVVARILGT; via the coding sequence ATGCTACCTTCACAGGCTAAAATTTGCACGCTTCCAGATTTATTAGACAAGGTGGCCGAGTGGCGGACCCAAGGCCAGAAACTGGTCTTCACCAACGGCTGCTTTGACATTGTGCACGTGGGGCATGTAGACTATCTTGAGCGCGCCAGATTGCTGGGAGATAAATTGATCCTGGGTCTGAATACCGACCAATCTGTCAGTAGGTTAAAGGGACCCAGCCGTCCTTTACAGGACGAAATGTCACGCCAGCGGGTGATGGCATCATTTTGGTTTGTAGACGCGGTAGTGCTATTTGACGAGGAAACGCCCTATGAACTAATCAAGGCCGTGCAGCCAGACGTGCTGGTGAAAGGCGATGATTACTCCATTGACACCATTGTGGGCCACGACCTCGTATTAGAGAGGGGAGGAGAGGTGAAAACCATTCCGCTGGTAAAAGGGTACTCTACCTCACAGGTGGTGGCCAGAATCCTCGGCACATAG
- a CDS encoding zinc metallopeptidase — protein MGGIYLILIVTMLASGLVSWMLKSKFEKYSKIGLQSGLSGREAAEMMLADNGITDVRVISTPGKLTDHYNPADKTVNLSEYVYEGRSAAAAAVAAHEVGHAVQHAKAYTFLKFRSAMVPALSVASRYMQWILLIGVVMIQSTPIPLAVGVALFALTTLFSFITLPVEFDASKRALAWMDTKGIVTTQEHGMAKDALKWAAMTYVVAAVGSLATLLYYASMLFGRRD, from the coding sequence ATGGGAGGCATTTATTTAATACTAATTGTGACCATGCTGGCCTCAGGATTGGTCAGCTGGATGCTGAAGAGCAAGTTTGAGAAGTACTCAAAGATAGGATTGCAGTCAGGCTTGAGTGGCCGCGAAGCCGCCGAGATGATGTTAGCCGACAATGGCATTACGGATGTGCGCGTGATCTCCACACCCGGTAAACTGACGGACCATTACAACCCCGCAGACAAAACCGTGAACCTGAGCGAGTACGTGTATGAAGGCCGAAGCGCCGCCGCCGCCGCCGTAGCCGCCCATGAGGTAGGCCACGCCGTGCAACACGCCAAAGCCTATACTTTCTTGAAGTTCCGCTCGGCCATGGTGCCGGCCTTGAGCGTGGCCAGCCGGTATATGCAATGGATTCTTCTGATTGGGGTAGTGATGATTCAGTCTACTCCCATTCCGTTGGCGGTTGGGGTGGCCTTGTTTGCCTTGACTACTTTATTCAGTTTCATTACGCTGCCGGTTGAGTTTGACGCCAGTAAGCGGGCGCTGGCCTGGATGGACACCAAAGGTATTGTGACCACGCAAGAACACGGCATGGCAAAGGATGCTTTGAAATGGGCGGCCATGACGTATGTGGTGGCAGCCGTTGGTTCCTTGGCCACCTTGTTGTACTATGCTTCTATGCTGTTTGGCAGAAGAGACTAG
- a CDS encoding acyl-CoA dehydrogenase: MEFQFTEEQLAVQAAAREFAQNELLPGVIERDELQKFPAEQIKKLGELGFLGMMVDPKYGGSGMDTVSYVLAMEEISKVDASASVVMSVNNSLVCWGLEKYGNEEQKQKYLTRLATGEIIGAFCLSEPEAGSDATMQRTTAVDMGDHYLLNGTKNWITNGSTASVYLVIAQTNPELRHKGINAFIVEKGAPGFQIGPKENKLGIRGSDTHSLMFTDVKVPKENRIGEDGFGFKFAMSTLNGGRIGIASQALGIASGAYELALKYSKERKAFGVPISQHQGIQFKLADMATNIDAARLLCLQAAADKDAHRDYSKTGAMAKLFASKVAMDTTVEAVQVHGGYGFVKEYHVERLMRDAKITQIYEGTSEIQKIVISREILK, encoded by the coding sequence ATGGAATTCCAATTTACCGAAGAACAATTAGCCGTGCAGGCGGCTGCGCGTGAGTTTGCCCAGAATGAGCTATTGCCCGGCGTCATTGAGCGCGACGAGCTGCAGAAGTTTCCCGCAGAGCAAATCAAGAAGCTGGGAGAGCTGGGCTTTCTGGGCATGATGGTAGACCCTAAGTATGGCGGAAGCGGCATGGACACCGTTTCTTACGTGCTGGCCATGGAGGAAATCTCCAAAGTAGATGCCTCGGCCTCAGTGGTTATGTCGGTGAACAACTCCCTGGTATGCTGGGGTCTGGAGAAATACGGCAACGAAGAGCAGAAGCAGAAATATTTGACCCGCTTAGCTACTGGCGAAATCATTGGCGCCTTCTGTCTTTCTGAGCCAGAAGCCGGTTCTGACGCCACCATGCAGCGCACCACCGCCGTAGACATGGGTGACCACTACCTGTTGAACGGTACCAAGAACTGGATCACCAACGGTAGCACCGCTTCGGTCTACTTAGTGATTGCGCAAACCAACCCAGAGCTTCGTCACAAGGGCATCAATGCTTTTATTGTGGAAAAAGGAGCACCAGGCTTCCAGATTGGACCTAAAGAGAACAAGCTGGGCATTAGAGGCTCAGACACGCACTCTTTGATGTTCACAGACGTGAAAGTGCCAAAAGAGAATCGCATCGGGGAAGATGGCTTCGGGTTTAAGTTTGCCATGTCTACCTTAAACGGTGGCCGTATTGGTATTGCTTCCCAAGCACTGGGTATTGCTTCTGGCGCGTATGAGCTGGCGTTGAAGTATTCAAAAGAGCGCAAGGCATTTGGCGTTCCAATTTCGCAGCACCAAGGCATTCAGTTCAAACTGGCAGACATGGCGACTAACATTGACGCCGCCCGTCTGTTGTGTCTGCAGGCCGCCGCTGACAAGGACGCACATCGGGATTATTCAAAAACCGGCGCCATGGCCAAGCTGTTTGCCTCTAAAGTGGCAATGGACACCACCGTTGAGGCGGTGCAAGTTCACGGCGGTTACGGTTTCGTGAAAGAATACCACGTAGAGCGTTTAATGCGTGATGCCAAAATTACCCAAATTTACGAGGGTACTTCAGAGATTCAGAAGATTGTGATTTCCCGCGAAATATTAAAATAA